A part of Chitinimonas koreensis genomic DNA contains:
- the fliR gene encoding flagellar biosynthetic protein FliR, translated as MFTISDAQIQAWLGLVMWPAFRIMAIFATDPFYSSRAIPIRVRVALAFLLALVVAPVIPVQPAIAPVSPLGILVLMQQVLIGLAIGFTMRLVFASVEMAGHLAGLQMGLGFASFYDPQHGTNTAVVAQFASLLTLLLFLAMNGHLLVIETLAHSFVLLPVSATPIKAAGFKLLVDAAGQIFTLGVLLSLPVLAALLITNLSIGVMSRAAPQFNVFAVGFPLTLGVGMAALYFSLPQFPGHVHRLIDQATRLAYKLAKVFAGG; from the coding sequence TGGCCGGCCTTCCGCATCATGGCGATCTTCGCGACCGACCCGTTCTATTCGAGCCGGGCGATCCCGATCCGCGTGCGGGTGGCGCTGGCATTCCTGCTGGCCTTGGTGGTGGCGCCGGTGATCCCGGTCCAGCCGGCCATCGCGCCGGTATCGCCGCTGGGCATCCTGGTGCTGATGCAGCAGGTGCTGATCGGCCTGGCGATCGGTTTCACCATGCGGCTGGTGTTCGCCTCGGTCGAGATGGCCGGTCACCTGGCCGGCCTGCAGATGGGCCTCGGCTTCGCCAGCTTCTACGATCCGCAGCACGGCACCAATACCGCGGTGGTGGCGCAGTTCGCCAGCCTGTTGACCCTGCTGCTGTTCCTGGCCATGAACGGCCACCTGCTGGTGATCGAGACGCTGGCGCACAGCTTCGTGCTGCTGCCGGTATCCGCGACGCCGATCAAGGCGGCCGGCTTCAAGCTGCTGGTCGACGCGGCCGGGCAGATTTTCACCCTTGGCGTCCTGCTCTCGCTGCCGGTACTGGCGGCGCTGCTGATCACCAACCTGTCGATCGGCGTGATGTCGCGCGCCGCGCCGCAGTTCAACGTGTTCGCGGTCGGTTTCCCGCTCACGCTCGGGGTCGGCATGGCGGCGCTGTACTTCTCGCTGCCGCAATTCCCCGGCCACGTGCACCGGCTGATCGACCAGGCGACGCGGCTGGCCTACAAGCTGGCGAAGGTGTTCGCCGGCGGTTGA